The following are encoded together in the Saliniramus fredricksonii genome:
- the glcE gene encoding glycolate oxidase subunit GlcE, producing the protein MTSVHEPASEEAVAEIVVAARADRMPLSLAGGDTMAGIGRPVQAAATLTSRKLKGITLYEPAELVIGAQAGTPLAEIEAALAEKGQRLAFEPPDYRALLGTEGEPTIGGVAAANLSGPRRIMAGAARDALIGVRFVNGHGEIVKNGGRVMKNVTGLDLVKLMGGSWGTLGLLTEVIFKVLPIPETSATLVYSGLDDERAIAALSEALGSPFEVTGAAHIPVGEGYQTAQTLIRIEGFEPSVDYRLGELRDALADYGDPATLPGESGDALWRGLRDGGPLISLSDQAIWRISTRPGAGPALAAGIRAKVQGWHYFDWGGGLIWIATPADDEAAESVRAATRAHGGHATLMRAMPELRAAIDVFEPLPEPLMRISREIKTRFDPDGIFNPGRMYAGI; encoded by the coding sequence ATGACCAGCGTGCATGAACCGGCGAGCGAGGAAGCTGTCGCGGAAATCGTCGTCGCCGCCCGGGCAGATCGCATGCCGCTGAGCCTCGCCGGTGGCGATACCATGGCGGGAATCGGGCGGCCGGTGCAGGCGGCGGCGACGCTCACCTCGCGCAAGCTGAAGGGCATCACCCTGTATGAGCCGGCGGAGCTGGTGATCGGCGCGCAAGCGGGCACGCCGCTGGCCGAGATCGAGGCGGCGCTCGCAGAAAAGGGCCAGCGCCTGGCCTTCGAGCCACCGGATTACCGCGCGCTGCTCGGCACCGAAGGCGAGCCCACGATCGGCGGGGTGGCCGCGGCCAATCTCTCCGGGCCGCGCCGGATCATGGCGGGGGCCGCGCGCGACGCGCTGATCGGGGTGCGTTTCGTCAACGGCCATGGCGAGATCGTCAAGAATGGCGGGCGGGTGATGAAGAACGTCACCGGGCTCGATCTGGTCAAGCTGATGGGCGGTTCCTGGGGCACGCTGGGGCTGTTGACGGAAGTGATCTTCAAGGTCCTGCCGATCCCGGAAACCTCCGCCACGCTGGTCTATTCCGGCCTCGACGACGAGCGCGCGATCGCCGCCTTGTCCGAGGCGCTGGGCTCCCCCTTCGAGGTGACGGGCGCGGCGCATATTCCGGTCGGCGAAGGCTATCAGACGGCGCAGACGCTGATCCGCATCGAGGGTTTCGAACCCTCCGTCGATTACCGCCTTGGCGAATTGCGCGACGCGCTGGCCGATTACGGCGATCCGGCGACGCTGCCGGGCGAGAGCGGCGATGCGCTGTGGCGCGGGCTGCGCGATGGCGGGCCGCTGATCAGCCTGTCGGATCAGGCGATCTGGCGCATCTCGACGCGCCCCGGCGCCGGCCCGGCGCTCGCCGCCGGGATTCGCGCGAAGGTCCAGGGCTGGCACTATTTCGACTGGGGCGGCGGGCTGATCTGGATCGCGACGCCCGCCGATGACGAAGCGGCGGAGAGCGTTCGCGCCGCAACGCGAGCCCATGGCGGTCACGCTACCCTGATGCGCGCCATGCCGGAATTGCGCGCCGCCATCGACGTGTTCGAACCGCTTCCCGAGCCGCTGATGCGGATCTCGCGCGAGATCAAGACCCGATTCGACCCCGACGGCATCTTCAATCCCGGACGGATGTATGCCGGCATCTGA
- the glcF gene encoding glycolate oxidase subunit GlcF, translated as MQTNFAPELLENPDMRESETILRTCVHCGFCTATCPTYLLLGDELDSPRGRIYLMKDMLENGKPASEQVVTHIDRCLSCLSCMTTCPSGVHYMHLVDHARAHIEETYQRPWHDRLMRSLLSAILPYPGRFRLALFGAYLGKPFKGVAKALPKVGPRMGAMLDLAPGRLPTRSAQEGPGVFAAQGEERGRVAILQGCAQTVLDPGINEATIRLLNRHGITVTQVAGEGCCGALVHHMGRTEDSHDFARRNIDVWIREVEENGLDAIIITASGCGTTIKDYGHMFREDADYAEKAARVSALAKDITEYLETLTLQPTGEADKLTVAYHSACSMQHGQQIREAPKKLLKKAGFKVKDVPESHICCGSAGTYNILQPEIAEQLRARKVGNIERTRPDIIATGNIGCMTQIGKGTEIPIVHTAELLDWATGGPRPQALE; from the coding sequence ATGCAGACCAATTTCGCACCTGAACTGCTCGAAAATCCGGATATGCGGGAATCAGAGACGATCCTGCGCACCTGCGTGCATTGCGGGTTCTGTACGGCGACCTGCCCGACCTATTTGCTTCTGGGCGACGAACTCGACAGCCCGCGCGGGCGCATCTATCTGATGAAGGACATGCTGGAGAACGGCAAGCCGGCTTCCGAGCAGGTCGTCACCCATATCGACCGCTGCCTCTCCTGCCTGTCCTGCATGACCACCTGCCCCTCGGGCGTGCATTACATGCATCTCGTCGATCATGCCCGCGCGCATATCGAGGAAACCTATCAGCGGCCCTGGCACGACCGGCTGATGCGCAGCCTGCTCTCGGCCATCCTGCCCTATCCGGGCCGATTCCGCCTCGCCCTGTTCGGCGCCTATCTCGGCAAGCCCTTCAAGGGCGTGGCGAAGGCGCTGCCGAAAGTGGGGCCGCGCATGGGCGCGATGCTCGATCTCGCCCCGGGGCGCCTGCCCACGCGCTCGGCCCAGGAGGGGCCGGGGGTGTTCGCCGCGCAAGGCGAAGAACGCGGGCGCGTGGCGATCCTTCAGGGCTGCGCCCAGACCGTGCTCGATCCCGGCATCAACGAAGCGACGATCCGCCTGCTCAACCGTCATGGCATCACCGTCACGCAGGTGGCCGGCGAGGGCTGTTGCGGGGCGCTGGTGCACCATATGGGGCGTACGGAAGACAGCCACGATTTCGCCCGCCGCAATATCGACGTCTGGATCCGCGAGGTCGAGGAGAACGGCCTCGACGCGATCATCATCACGGCTTCGGGCTGCGGCACCACGATCAAGGATTACGGCCACATGTTCCGCGAGGATGCGGACTATGCCGAGAAGGCGGCCCGGGTCTCGGCGCTGGCAAAGGACATCACCGAATATCTCGAAACCCTGACGCTGCAACCGACGGGCGAGGCGGACAAGCTCACCGTCGCGTATCATTCCGCCTGCTCGATGCAACACGGCCAGCAGATTCGCGAGGCGCCGAAGAAGCTTCTGAAGAAGGCGGGTTTCAAGGTGAAGGACGTGCCCGAGAGCCATATCTGCTGCGGCTCGGCGGGCACCTACAACATCCTGCAGCCGGAAATCGCCGAACAATTGCGCGCCCGCAAGGTCGGCAATATCGAGCGCACCCGCCCCGACATCATCGCCACCGGCAATATCGGCTGCATGACGCAGATCGGCAAGGGCACCGAAATCCCCATCGTTCACACCGCCGAACTGCTCGACTGGGCCACCGGCGGCCCGCGCCCGCAGGCTTTGGAGTGA
- the treY gene encoding malto-oligosyltrehalose synthase yields MTPRATYRLQFNDVFTFADACAIVPYLAGLGISHVYASPILSSRSGSSHGYDGVDPTRVDEELGGEPGLRAFVAQLRAHGMGLIADIVPNHMAVGGADNAWWLDVLENGQSSPYASFFDIDWDTPDEALKGKLLAPFLGEPYGTVLAAGDLALVFDEALESFTIAYHHHRFPIRPEDYPAILRAGGEDFEALAQRFDAAEGRAGFIEACRVTASMGDRLGAVLDAHRDPQILHALMERQHFRLAWWRVAGDMINWRRFFDITELAGLRVEDPRVFDMIHATILRLYREGLVDGLRIDHIDGLRDPAGYCQHLRERLDALTELRPKEAGRERAWLIVEKILGRDETLPLDWDCDGTTGYEFMDRASAVLHDPHAADALSELWSEVSGRYPDFGSEEADARNELLVRDFSGQLDACARAFHAMTQASLETRDITLAALRRALTALIVAFPVYRTYATEGASPGSDAPHLAQAVDAARAMSAPGEEGVVDLVAGWLSGIGTADAQARGEAVARFQQLTAPIAAKAVEDTAFYRYGRLISRNDVGFDVDALAIAVDDFHMAASRTATEHPAGMVTTATHDHKRGEDVRARLAVISEDPGGWAEAVAEWFERNRRLSGEVIDPADEYMLYQMMVGAWPLDLAPDDAQGLAAFRERLAGWQEKALRESKLRSSWREPDAEYEAACRAFLEKIGDPDRSLPFLESMHGHVQQIAPAGALNGLSQAFLRNLVPGVPDLYQGCEFWDFSLVDPDNRRPVDYAARMTALSREPSLEMLLPHWRDGRIKQALIARLLKLRSDAPARFAAGEYVPLEVAGTRAGHAIAFARRYSSSLLIAVAPRCASGAVDAGATPLPDPQWWGDTRILIPPDMQGTQMRDALKGASSDVAEAPLDPELPLAELLATLPFGLKVSS; encoded by the coding sequence ATGACGCCGCGCGCGACCTATCGGCTGCAATTCAATGACGTCTTCACGTTCGCCGATGCATGCGCGATCGTGCCCTATCTGGCGGGTCTCGGGATCAGTCACGTCTACGCCTCGCCGATCCTGTCCTCGCGCAGCGGATCCTCGCACGGCTATGACGGAGTCGATCCGACGCGGGTCGACGAGGAACTCGGCGGCGAGCCGGGCCTTCGCGCTTTTGTTGCACAATTGCGCGCCCATGGCATGGGGCTGATCGCTGATATCGTGCCCAACCACATGGCTGTGGGCGGCGCGGATAATGCGTGGTGGCTCGACGTGCTCGAAAACGGGCAGTCAAGCCCCTATGCCTCGTTCTTCGACATCGACTGGGATACGCCTGATGAGGCCCTGAAGGGCAAGCTGCTGGCGCCCTTCCTCGGCGAGCCCTATGGCACGGTGCTCGCGGCGGGCGATCTCGCTCTCGTCTTCGATGAAGCGCTGGAGAGCTTCACCATCGCCTATCACCATCACCGCTTCCCGATTCGCCCGGAAGATTACCCTGCGATCCTGCGTGCCGGCGGGGAGGATTTCGAGGCGCTGGCGCAGCGCTTCGACGCGGCGGAAGGCCGCGCCGGTTTCATCGAGGCCTGCCGGGTCACCGCCTCGATGGGGGATCGGCTTGGGGCTGTGCTCGATGCGCATCGCGACCCGCAGATCCTGCATGCGCTGATGGAGCGCCAGCATTTCAGGCTGGCCTGGTGGCGGGTTGCCGGCGACATGATCAACTGGCGTCGCTTCTTCGACATTACCGAGCTTGCCGGCTTGCGGGTCGAGGACCCGCGCGTTTTCGACATGATCCACGCCACCATCCTGCGGCTCTATCGCGAGGGCCTGGTCGACGGGCTGCGCATCGATCACATCGACGGTCTGCGCGACCCGGCCGGCTATTGCCAGCATCTGCGCGAGCGCCTCGACGCCCTGACGGAACTGCGCCCGAAAGAGGCGGGTCGCGAACGGGCCTGGCTGATCGTCGAGAAGATTCTCGGACGCGACGAGACCCTGCCGCTCGACTGGGATTGCGACGGCACCACCGGATACGAATTCATGGATCGCGCCAGCGCCGTTTTGCACGATCCGCACGCCGCCGATGCGCTGTCGGAATTGTGGAGCGAAGTCAGCGGGCGCTATCCCGATTTCGGGAGCGAGGAGGCGGATGCGCGCAACGAATTGCTGGTGCGCGACTTTTCCGGCCAGCTCGACGCCTGCGCCCGCGCCTTCCACGCCATGACACAAGCCTCGCTGGAGACGCGCGACATCACCCTCGCGGCGCTGCGCCGGGCGCTGACCGCGTTGATCGTGGCCTTCCCCGTCTACCGCACCTATGCGACCGAAGGCGCGTCACCGGGATCTGATGCGCCCCATCTCGCGCAAGCGGTTGATGCCGCGAGGGCAATGAGCGCGCCCGGCGAGGAGGGCGTCGTCGACCTGGTCGCCGGCTGGCTTTCCGGCATCGGGACAGCGGATGCGCAGGCGCGCGGGGAGGCGGTGGCGCGCTTCCAGCAACTCACCGCGCCGATCGCCGCCAAGGCCGTGGAGGATACGGCCTTCTATCGCTACGGGCGCCTGATCTCGCGCAATGATGTCGGCTTCGATGTCGATGCGCTCGCCATTGCGGTCGATGATTTTCACATGGCTGCGAGCCGGACCGCGACCGAGCACCCCGCCGGTATGGTCACCACCGCGACGCATGACCACAAACGCGGCGAAGATGTGCGCGCGCGGCTCGCGGTGATCAGCGAGGATCCCGGCGGCTGGGCGGAGGCCGTCGCGGAATGGTTCGAACGCAACCGCCGGCTCTCCGGCGAAGTGATCGACCCGGCTGATGAATACATGCTCTATCAGATGATGGTCGGCGCCTGGCCGCTCGACCTCGCGCCCGATGATGCGCAGGGCCTCGCAGCCTTCCGCGAACGCCTTGCCGGATGGCAGGAAAAGGCCTTGCGCGAGAGCAAGCTGCGCTCGTCATGGCGCGAGCCTGACGCGGAATACGAAGCGGCCTGCCGTGCGTTTCTCGAAAAGATCGGTGATCCCGATCGCAGCCTGCCGTTTCTTGAGTCGATGCACGGCCATGTGCAGCAGATCGCGCCGGCCGGTGCCCTCAACGGGTTGAGCCAGGCCTTCCTGCGCAATCTCGTGCCGGGCGTGCCCGATCTCTATCAGGGGTGCGAATTCTGGGATTTCTCGCTGGTCGATCCCGATAACCGCCGCCCGGTGGATTACGCCGCGCGGATGACAGCGCTCTCGCGAGAGCCTTCGCTCGAAATGCTTTTGCCGCATTGGCGCGACGGACGCATCAAGCAGGCGCTGATCGCACGGCTCCTGAAACTGCGCAGCGACGCGCCGGCGCGGTTTGCGGCGGGCGAATACGTGCCGCTCGAGGTGGCAGGCACCCGCGCGGGCCATGCCATCGCCTTCGCACGGCGGTATTCGTCCTCGCTGCTGATCGCCGTTGCACCGCGTTGTGCGAGCGGCGCCGTCGATGCCGGCGCAACGCCGCTGCCCGATCCGCAATGGTGGGGCGATACGCGCATCCTGATCCCGCCGGACATGCAGGGCACCCAGATGCGCGATGCCTTGAAGGGGGCTTCGAGCGATGTCGCGGAAGCGCCCCTGGATCCGGAACTCCCCCTCGCGGAGCTTCTGGCGACGCTGCCTTTCGGATTGAAGGTGAGCAGTTGA
- the malQ gene encoding 4-alpha-glucanotransferase has translation MTHLRDLAQAAGLTLAWTDYRGERREVGDDTLRAALNAIGYAAGSESEIGESFAALHDMQSGVGLRFLTTDCGVPTLLPPDLGHHALAQLRLETGERREMRLVPSAGGMTIPPILEPGYHLVELDGDTLTLAVAPTRAYGLIDAFGETDGDARRAFGVAAQIYALPPTPYSSFGDAGSLRDYARALGEAGADAVAVSPSHALYAADPGRSSPYAPSTRLFHNVLMADPGAVFDADFAAIARCDTPGAPLIDWAREGRSKRDALRRLFERFTAEGPPDLRADFARYRAEGGALLEEHATYEALHAHFARSLGEPRGWQGWPEAYRHPQAPAVQAFAQEHAHEVVFHAFLQWLTERSLGSAQSAAREAGMGIGMIADLAVGMDAGGSHAWSRPDDILQGVSIGAPPDPLGPLGQDWGLTTFSPKALQEHGFAPFIATLRSAMRTAGGVRIDHVMGLSRLWLVPWGMPSTEGVYLQYPLDDMLRIVSLESHRNQAIVIGEDLGTVPDGFRGRIDQAGVMGMRVLLFEREDDGRFRAPQHWDVNAVAMTTTHDLPTITGWWQGNDIAWRDRLGQLPSTEDAGIQMAERHYDRLRFWESVSDYGLTQESIPDVAHPDAVIDAALDYIARSACTLAIASAEDIAGAREQPNLPGTIDTHPNWRRRLPEEPATGPVAKARLARLAAARPRAQGKREKEQA, from the coding sequence ATGACCCATTTGCGCGATCTCGCCCAGGCCGCCGGCCTGACACTCGCCTGGACTGATTATCGAGGCGAGCGACGCGAGGTCGGCGACGATACATTGCGCGCGGCGCTCAACGCGATCGGCTACGCCGCCGGGTCGGAGTCGGAGATCGGGGAGAGCTTCGCCGCGCTCCACGATATGCAATCTGGAGTAGGTTTACGCTTTCTGACGACGGATTGCGGCGTGCCCACATTGCTGCCGCCCGACCTCGGCCATCACGCGCTCGCGCAATTGCGGCTGGAGACCGGCGAGCGTCGCGAGATGCGGCTGGTGCCCAGTGCCGGCGGCATGACCATCCCGCCCATCCTCGAGCCTGGCTATCACCTGGTCGAACTCGACGGTGATACCCTCACCCTGGCGGTCGCGCCGACCCGTGCCTATGGTCTCATCGACGCGTTCGGGGAAACGGATGGCGATGCCCGCAGGGCGTTCGGCGTCGCAGCGCAGATCTACGCCCTGCCGCCGACGCCCTATTCGAGCTTCGGCGATGCCGGCTCCCTGCGCGATTATGCCCGGGCTTTGGGCGAAGCCGGGGCGGATGCCGTGGCCGTCAGCCCGTCCCATGCGCTCTATGCTGCCGATCCGGGGCGTTCGAGCCCCTATGCGCCCTCGACGCGGCTGTTCCACAACGTGCTCATGGCCGATCCGGGGGCCGTGTTCGACGCGGATTTTGCCGCCATCGCCCGCTGTGACACGCCCGGTGCGCCCTTGATCGACTGGGCCCGCGAGGGGCGGAGCAAGCGCGATGCGTTGCGCCGTCTCTTCGAGCGCTTCACCGCCGAGGGGCCGCCCGATCTGCGCGCGGATTTTGCCCGCTATCGCGCCGAGGGCGGGGCGCTGCTCGAAGAGCATGCGACCTACGAGGCGCTGCACGCACATTTTGCCCGGAGCCTCGGCGAGCCGCGCGGCTGGCAGGGCTGGCCGGAGGCCTATCGGCACCCGCAGGCGCCTGCCGTGCAGGCATTTGCGCAGGAGCATGCACATGAGGTCGTGTTCCACGCTTTCCTGCAATGGCTCACCGAGCGCTCCCTTGGTTCGGCCCAGAGCGCGGCCCGGGAGGCGGGAATGGGAATCGGCATGATCGCCGATCTCGCGGTCGGGATGGATGCCGGCGGGAGCCATGCCTGGAGCCGTCCCGACGATATCCTGCAGGGCGTCAGCATAGGTGCGCCGCCGGATCCGCTGGGTCCGCTCGGGCAGGATTGGGGTCTCACGACCTTTTCGCCCAAGGCCCTGCAGGAACACGGCTTTGCGCCATTCATCGCCACGTTGCGTTCCGCGATGCGCACGGCTGGCGGTGTGCGCATCGATCATGTGATGGGGCTGTCGCGGCTCTGGCTGGTGCCATGGGGCATGCCTTCGACGGAGGGCGTCTATCTGCAATACCCGCTCGACGACATGCTGCGCATCGTCTCCCTCGAATCGCATCGCAATCAGGCCATCGTCATCGGCGAGGATCTCGGCACGGTGCCCGACGGGTTCCGCGGGCGCATCGACCAGGCCGGGGTGATGGGGATGCGGGTGCTGTTGTTCGAGCGCGAGGATGACGGGCGCTTCCGCGCGCCGCAGCACTGGGACGTCAATGCGGTGGCGATGACCACGACGCATGATCTGCCCACCATCACCGGCTGGTGGCAGGGCAACGACATCGCCTGGCGCGACAGGCTCGGTCAGCTTCCCAGCACCGAGGATGCCGGGATCCAGATGGCCGAGCGCCATTATGACCGGCTCCGCTTCTGGGAGAGTGTATCCGATTACGGGCTGACACAGGAATCCATTCCGGATGTCGCGCATCCCGATGCGGTGATCGATGCCGCCCTCGACTATATCGCCCGCAGCGCCTGCACCCTCGCCATCGCGTCGGCGGAGGATATCGCCGGTGCACGCGAGCAGCCGAACCTGCCCGGGACCATCGATACCCACCCCAACTGGCGCAGGCGCCTTCCGGAAGAGCCCGCGACGGGCCCGGTCGCGAAGGCGCGTCTGGCGCGTCTGGCGGCTGCGCGCCCGCGTGCACAAGGCAAGCGTGAGAAGGAGCAGGCATGA
- a CDS encoding DUF3459 domain-containing protein, translated as MAREDLYRTLLGIRRTRIAPHLDGVESMGAEVIGDKAVIARWRLSYGGVMTLACNLSSDPVKPPGKVFPEVAPSHWVGRGMVRRELQGHSTILWLEENA; from the coding sequence ATGGCCCGCGAGGATCTCTACCGCACCCTCCTCGGCATCCGCCGCACCCGCATCGCGCCGCATCTCGATGGCGTGGAATCAATGGGGGCCGAGGTGATCGGCGACAAGGCCGTGATCGCCCGCTGGCGGCTCTCCTACGGGGGTGTGATGACGCTGGCCTGCAATCTTTCCAGTGACCCGGTGAAACCTCCGGGCAAGGTATTTCCGGAAGTTGCACCCTCGCATTGGGTCGGGCGAGGAATGGTGCGCAGGGAACTTCAGGGCCACTCGACCATTCTCTGGTTAGAGGAGAACGCTTGA
- the treZ gene encoding malto-oligosyltrehalose trehalohydrolase, whose protein sequence is MSAFQFPITAGALIQARNRTRFRFFAPAQERVALMVEDWDPIPMQRDEAGWFTVEAECGAGARYRYRLQDGLLVPDPASRLQTPDVHDRSIVHDAETYAWRCPEWKGRPWQDSVIYELHTGLLGGYAGVAEHLPAIADIGVTAIQLMPIADFPGRRSWGYDGVLPFAPDTAYGDPHDLKALIDRAHELGLNIFLDVVYNHFGPDGSYLHAYAPDFFREDIETPWGAALDFRHPELRRFFKENVLYWLMEYRFDGLRFDAVHAIHDGDWLDEVGQAVRETVEEGRHVHLILENEHNDPEPLGGPFDGQWNDDFHHCVHVLLTGESAGYYGGFTEGTTQKLARSLAQGFVYQGETPPGSDEPRGGASAHLPPTAFVNHLQNHDQIGNRAFGERLTTLADKPALEAAIALLLLAPQIPMIFMGEETGSTEPFLFFTDHHPGLAPLVRDGRRKEFAAFPEFADPHKREMIPDPNDPETFERSRPVIAGEGVTWPARISTAPSSASAAPASRRISMAWNQWGPR, encoded by the coding sequence ATGAGCGCTTTTCAGTTTCCGATCACGGCGGGGGCCCTGATACAGGCGCGCAACCGGACACGTTTTCGTTTCTTCGCGCCGGCGCAGGAGCGCGTGGCGCTGATGGTGGAGGACTGGGATCCGATCCCGATGCAGCGTGACGAGGCCGGCTGGTTCACGGTCGAGGCGGAATGCGGCGCAGGCGCGCGCTATCGCTACCGCCTGCAGGACGGCTTGCTCGTGCCCGATCCCGCCTCGCGGCTGCAAACGCCTGACGTGCATGACCGCAGCATTGTCCATGATGCGGAAACCTATGCCTGGCGCTGCCCCGAATGGAAGGGGCGCCCCTGGCAGGACAGCGTCATCTACGAGTTGCATACCGGGCTGCTCGGCGGCTATGCGGGCGTCGCCGAACACCTTCCGGCCATCGCCGATATCGGCGTGACCGCCATCCAGCTGATGCCGATCGCCGATTTTCCCGGTCGCCGCAGCTGGGGTTATGACGGGGTGCTGCCCTTCGCGCCCGATACCGCCTATGGCGATCCGCATGATCTCAAGGCGCTGATCGACCGGGCGCACGAGCTGGGGCTGAACATCTTCCTCGACGTCGTCTACAACCATTTCGGCCCTGACGGGAGCTACCTGCACGCCTATGCGCCGGACTTCTTCCGCGAGGATATCGAGACGCCATGGGGCGCTGCGCTCGACTTCCGCCATCCGGAACTGCGCCGCTTCTTCAAGGAGAATGTGCTCTACTGGCTGATGGAATACCGCTTCGACGGGCTGCGCTTCGATGCCGTCCACGCCATCCATGACGGCGACTGGCTCGACGAGGTCGGGCAGGCCGTGCGCGAGACGGTGGAGGAGGGGCGCCACGTCCATCTCATCCTCGAAAACGAACACAATGATCCCGAGCCGCTCGGAGGTCCCTTCGATGGACAATGGAACGACGATTTTCATCACTGCGTGCATGTGCTGCTGACCGGCGAGAGCGCGGGCTATTACGGCGGCTTCACCGAGGGGACGACGCAGAAGCTCGCCCGCTCGCTGGCGCAGGGGTTTGTCTATCAGGGCGAGACACCGCCCGGATCGGACGAGCCGCGTGGCGGAGCGAGCGCGCATCTGCCGCCGACCGCCTTCGTCAACCATCTCCAGAACCATGACCAGATCGGCAACCGCGCCTTCGGCGAGCGCCTCACCACCCTGGCCGACAAGCCGGCGCTGGAAGCGGCGATCGCCCTGCTGCTGCTGGCCCCGCAGATCCCGATGATCTTCATGGGCGAGGAGACCGGCTCGACCGAGCCGTTTCTCTTCTTCACCGATCACCATCCCGGGCTGGCGCCGCTGGTGCGCGACGGGCGCCGGAAGGAATTCGCTGCCTTCCCGGAATTCGCCGATCCGCACAAGCGCGAGATGATCCCCGATCCCAACGATCCCGAGACCTTCGAGCGCTCACGCCCGGTGATTGCGGGGGAGGGGGTGACATGGCCCGCGAGGATCTCTACCGCACCCTCCTCGGCATCCGCCGCACCCGCATCGCGCCGCATCTCGATGGCGTGGAATCAATGGGGGCCGAGGTGA